A window of Eucalyptus grandis isolate ANBG69807.140 chromosome 4, ASM1654582v1, whole genome shotgun sequence genomic DNA:
ataCTCTTCCGACGCCTGCAAACAACCAGGTACCCTTCAGGTTAAAACTTGTGAATATGCAAGTATTCTTTCAATGCCTGTGAATGTTTAGGTATcttcccaacaaacagatgccctgagaaaggttggcacatctcccgagaaaggtcgagtaaccaaccggtgtccttgatAGAGGATCGAGCACCCCACAATGGGTGTCCTTGACAAAGGATCAAGCACCCCACAACCGGTGTCCCTGACAGAGGATTAGACACCCCACAAAtagatgccctaagaaaggtcaGCACATCCCCCGAGAAAGGTCAAGTAAAACAACTTATTGTTTTAACAAgcgactgaagaatggttcgggtcttggaaaagcaattccccgtcaagacgaccgaagaaaggttcgggtcctagacaaataatttattgctctaataggcgaccgGAGAATGGTTCGAGTCTTGGAAAAGTAATTCCCGTCAAGGTGATTggagaaaggttcgggtcctagacaaactaCTTATTActctaacaggcgaccaaagaatggtttgggtattggaaaagcaatttcccgtcaaggcgactgaagaaaggttcgggtcctagacaaaccacttattgctttaacaggcgaccgaagaatggtttaagtcctggaaaagcaatttcccttCAAGGCGACTAAATAAAGGTTCGgatcctagacaaacaacttattacTCTAATAGGCGatcaaagaatggttcgggtcctagaaaagcaatttcccatcaaggcaaccgaagaaatgTTCGAATCTTAAAAAAACAACCTCCTCACGTCACTAGGTAAGATGATGGCCTGATACTTGCCAAACGTGGGGTTCACATCCTATCTCACTCATTATCgataagtaactacaggtatcttcttatttgaCTTAGTATGTGTAAtattatattgctctttttttaCATAAGACAATAAGTCTGAATAAGATATAACTTCTTTGCATAGaccaaaatttagatatcagtttgtctttgaatgtaACCTCTGCGAGCTTActttcaaagaggggcagctattgatacctaattttttattatgtttttaattagaccttagtttctttatttatgtatttttccttttttcatataataaataatattaataaaaacaaaaaataataaaataataaataaaaaataacaaaatgagCCACAGCCGCATAGGTGGGCTTTCGCACCCAGctctttttccttatcttcCTTTGCGCGGGCCCCCATAGGCCTAGCCCAAGCGACCCGGCCCAACCCCTTCTCTCCTTGTCTCCTTCCtcccttgtcttcttccccaaaccTCTGCAACTCACACGACACTAGCACAACACCTACGGTCAAGGAGGGTAGGCTGACGTCGACTGGAAGAGACAGATCTCGGGCATCATTAATGGCCACCTTCAATGCCAAGCTCGCCTCAATGGAGGAGCGAGGATGGGACGTTGGTTCAGCCGCGGGGGTCCGGTCAGTAAGCCAAAGGCCGACGGCCAAGCCTCTTCATCGACCGGACCCCCTCGCTTATAAATAAAAGGGCACCACCTCTGTCGACAAACATAACGCAAGCTTAGAAACCTTCCCTCAAGAGACTTCAGGGGAAGATTAAAgagtgagcgagagagaaatcGGGTCGCGAGCTTAGATGACCTCCCCCCAAGAGACATTGGGGGAGGTCGGCAGTGAGCAAGCCCAAGAGGGAGAAAGCATGAGTGAAGGGGCCTAGATCCACGGGTTGCAGGAGGAAGAGACTCAAACGGCGTCACCGGTAACGCTCAACCACACACTCGCTGCTGTTCGCCCCCCTCCGACGGTTGCAGTGAGCCAGAGTTCGTCCATTTCTTTTGCTGTTGATTGCTGCTTGTCTTTGGGTCGTTAGGCCGAGACTCATGGCTGTTGGCTTCATGCAGACTCTGGCCCCCGATTGTCCTTTTGTCTCACTGTCGCCTCTCGATGCCCGTCTACTCTAAGCCCTGTCGCGATTCTAAGCTCGAATGATTCGACCTCCCTCCCCTCGACCAGTGACCGCTAGACGTTCGATGCAAATCCCAAGTGAGCACCGGATTTGCAGTGATTAGCGGCAACGGGTGGCGATAGGTGATGGGAACGGCAATAATGGCCGGTTGGACGGAGGTCAAGGCGGTACCAAGGGAGGCCCGAGCTCAGCCTCCTCCGCCGCAGATCGTCGGATCTCGTGAGCTCCAGAAAACTGGGTTGGCGAGGGGAGAAGACGAGTCATCAAGTGGGTCAGAACCGAGTAGGGTTTTTAGGAATCGGGTGGCAACTACAAGTCGGGTCAGCAGCCGGGGACCAAGTTGAGCGCCTAGGTCTTGACCGGGTAGGGTTCCAGTCAATCTAGACTAACCGGGTTTGGACGCAGGTGGGCCAATCTCACACAAATGGGGACCCCTTTGTTCTTTGGGCTTTGTTTAAAAATCTTGGGCCAAGCCTCACACCTTAGGCCCATCCGGACCCGGCCGGTCGGCCCTTTTAGGCCTAGGGTCAACGACCCGAGCCGGACCCAACCAGGATCCGAcccaattctttttatattataatattaaaataatatttaaaaaacaataatttattttctataaaaataaaaataaaaaacaaaaaatatcccatattttcccaaaaagccaaaaaaattcagaaaaattcaaaaatgacttacattttccaaaaatgccaaaaaaatccaaaaatcccttttatgttcaaaaaatagaaaaatgtccaaaaatgttttccaccaCAAATACATGGAAAacccctcaaaaatccaaaaagcttTAGGGTtaaaacaagattaggtactttGGAAgagcattagtgattaactagtgtaatcaagtcggacctagtttctctagttgcgcGAGAACGAATATTCCTCCCaatatttcgcttgggtttAAATCGACCCATCCCAAATTGATTaatggcgactccgttttaaaattaacttacaggttaaaaaacttggactattaagtcatgaattggtggacttgggagagtccgagctaagcctaatagacctagccgaaccattagcctcAGCAAGCGCCCGCCTTAATCGGGCACCCAAAAAGAGGTCGCAACAACTACTTCTTTGAACTATCATTTGAGATATTTTATAGGACTTGGTCAATgactaaaatattaatttagtctaaTTCATTAAAGTTTTGGTAGATAGTGAGAAAAAGTACTAGTTATTTCTATCACCTTTTGAgaacacaaaaaaatttctatcgcCTTTAATATAGCTCATATATTCCTTGCTAGCTAGTGTTTTTCATTGTAGTTTATTAGTACCAAACTTAcaaaacaatttaagttctttcatcctaaaaataaaacaagctTGTTCTGAAATAAAGTTATTATCAAGTAAATTCTCCGATACTTCTTTATTGATCTTGTGATCCTCTCATATAGGTTTGGATATGAAAGTTTTGTTCATGATGAATTGACTAATATAGTGTTTTCATCCCTTCATCATATTTCAAAGTAATCATATTGAGGTTGGAGGATGTGGTAAAATCTGAGTTTTGAATCAGTTTGTCTTTCCCACTCTCACTCTGAATTAACATCTAAACCGAttaaatgaactaaaaaataaagagaaagtaaagcaaattgagattttatttttgttttgccgTCATATCAAATTATGATCATATtaccaaaaaggaagaaatagtGAAAATAGACACTTTTTCTAGTCTATTATAATCCTTTTGGCCAACAATTGTgttatattttcatggaaatgaaaattatattaagaTTAATTGCAATATAATTAGAGAAAAGTAAATACTTAAAGTGAATGGAGATTCTTACTTGTTATAAAAGTGAACTAGGAttataataagagaaaaagaaagatgaaaaggagtgagaatattattttttagacCTATTATTATatgtagggaaaaaaaagacaacaaagaaaagataaagggaaagagagaCGATGATAGAGTCAAAATGACCATATTTTGGCCTTCTGTAAGTCTCCTCAATGCTCTATAATATTAGATTGTGACAATTAAACTTGCACAAATGCTTGCTCAACTATAAGTCCAAAACAAATGGCAAACATAACATATATGTAGAATACacaatcaaccctagaagtacTTATGGACAATTAATAGAAATGTTATTATAGTTACAAAGGATCAAATGATGGAACCTGCTGAATAGAAATGAGAGCCCATCATCCCATGTTGGCTCATCGTGAAAGCAGTTGAAGTCGCACGGGAGTAGAGGTTTTCTTCATCCACCATGTTTTCCGTCTCtttattgttttcttcaatTGTTGAGCTATCAAGCTAATCACTGGAGTTTGCACCATTAGCCACCCTTCTAACATGgaaaggggaggtgaggggttcgaatccccaccttctcagggggattGGGGTGAGGACAATTTAATTTCAAGTGTGGGTTTTAACTCTCATGTCCTGCAAGGAgacagggcaaaagtctgagagtgagagttagaataggagtagagtaggaccgacaaaaaaaaaaaagctattaaGCTCGCCATTAATCCTAGTGAGTTGCTCAGTCACTTCCCTTATTGCTGGCCTCCTCGTACCACTTGGGTCCAAGCACTTCATTGCGATCTCAGCAACCATTCCTACTATCTCCATTTCATCTTCACTAGCAGCCTTGAAGCTTATGACATTGGAGAGTGTATTATCCTTTTCGGAAGAGATGAAATAATGGATAATATTGATTGACTTTCCAAACTTAGTAATAAAACTTGTAGGCTTCTTTCTAGTGAGCAGCTCCATGaggacaactccaaagctatatacaTCACTTTTAATTGTTAGTATACCAGTGGTTAAATATTTTGGATCAATGTAGTCCAACGTGCCTTGTATTTCATTAGCTACAACATGACTACACTCTGGTGATATAGGTATTGAAGTTCCAAAATCAGATACTTTTACAAAGTAATTTTGATGCAAAAGTATATTTACCGATTTGATGTTACCATGAATGATCGGGGATTTTGCATAGAAAAGCATATACTTGAGTGCAAGAGTAGCTTTGACAGCTATTCTAAGCTAGGTTTTTCCATGATCTTAAGATGGTCGACACATTCTAATGGATGTGTTGGAATAGGGTACCATTTGAAATGTATTCATAAACCAGCAAGGATATCCTAGTCTCCAAACATATGCCATGGAGCTTCAGCACATTTTTGTGATCTATTTGCATCACAATTTGAAGTTCATGTTGGAAATCCCTCTTGATTAGAGACTTGCATCATTAGGCTTCTTAACTGCGACAGACAGTGTCTTCTACTATTTTGCCTCTATAGACTAAATCGAAACTGCCCTTGCCAAACTTATTGCTATCATAATtgttgattgatttgctagCTCGACCTTCATAAATATTTGAACATGTTGGTGTTTTAAGAGCTCTCCTCTATTTCAGCCacagttttctttttgattctCCTCCTCTACCACTTGTCAAAGACTAAAGTAACAACAACCATGAACAAGAAGGCTCCAATTATCGTTGCCAAAGCATATATTTCACTAGATTAATTATTCGAGGATGTAATCCTTATCCaatccaataattcataaaataagttaatttctAATGGACTACCCATTTAATCTATTATTATATAATccacatcaatttttttggatgattgGTCCATTTTACAAAATACAATTACCCAATTTAACAGTGATAAAAATGGTTTTTGAAAGGCTACACATCATGTATCACATAACAATCCTTATGTGAGTCCTTATCTTAAATTTGATGCGCGTCATTACAAAACCGAATAAGTtatcaattgaactcaattcaAGTACATATTATTAGCATCTTCTATTACTTCTCCAATGTCTATCCTTGAGTATAATGAAGAAAGTttgtaataaagaaaaaaaaaatgatgaagcaTTCACCTCCTATATATGGTATGAAAACTCAGTTAAATCTTTTAACCACTTGCCTGTGAACATAGATATCGCTGAAATTTGTATCTCGTTAATATATAACATGCCAATTAAAAAACATGATTGAAGGATATATACTCTAGCTAGATATGAAAGAAAACACAACCATTTACATTTACTTGTTAATTATGTCTCTAAACCTAATTTTAACTACCTGAAATGAAAAAAttcctcgccgcctccccatgCCCTGTGTGGGGGCACCACCATGGAATTAACTTCTTTTAGATGGCCATCAAATATCTTTCTTATTCTGGTAAGAAAGAATGGGTTCAGGACTGGATTTCATACAAAATGGGCGGGCTCATGGGCCGGTTTTGTAGAGCCGAACAAGCTCCAATCTTCACAAATTGGTCAACGTGGGATGATGTGAAGATGAATTATATAGAAATCAATTGTACCACATTGCTTACCTAAAGGAATTTTCAAACTTGCATCTTCATTAAAAGCAAGACCTGTTCAGCCCGACAAAAAAGCAAGACTTGTAAAGAGAAGTGATtatccttattattattattattattattattattattattattattactacaaaaattattacaaataaaataaaataaaaataaaaaagtttctTAAAAGTGTAGATGCGGCAGTGTGAATGCTATCCTTGGCAGAGATTCCTCGAGCCCAGTGCCCATCCCAATAGACCCCGCTGTCCCCAGGCTTTTAGGCGTGGATCCATTCCCTTTTTGTAGCTTATTATCAAAAGTAAGACATTTAATTATGTATATGCTTAACTTCAATACTTCCACGGTTAAATCTCAATTAAATTGTCACCATGGATTATTATACCTTACTCTGTGACCTAATCTCAAATTGCATATGCAGTGCAAGTGGGATCTGTCACATGTCCAATAGCTACACTTCTGTTTATCCTAAAATTCTCTATTTGTCTGTttccactattttttttttctgtttctttttctttaatctctttTATTGGATAAACGATTGAATATCTTGTGAACCATTTACGGGATAATACCCAAAGGGAACATTTGTTACCCAAATCCAAACTCTACCAAGACAAGCAAGTCTGAATAATAATTGCTGCAAAAGGATctggcaaaataaaaataaaaataagccCCAATCCATTCCATCGGTGTGATCGTTGAAGGTGAGTTGAGTTTCTTGAATTCTGGTAATCCAGCTGAGCTTCATCAATCTTGAAGATCATCCTTATACGCAAGTTCACCAAGCAATGGTCTTTGGCCTTCGTGTCACTGTAGTGTAGGAGCCATTGCTACTTTAGCAATTCACAAGACgttagaagaaagaaattctAGAAATTTATACCATTATTAGGGCTTTTCTCCTCTTGAATTCAGACGCTCTAGTTGTTCGTTTTGGCCCAAGATTTGTAGGTTTGGTTGGAGTAGATATTTTCACTTAAAGATGCTGTGTATCCTCCCACAAGTGGAGTTTCAAAGTGTTAGTTTcagaaaaaaatcgaaaataaaaagacaaaaaagaaagtacccaaaaagaaaaaaaaaatacaaaggaaaGATGGGATTGCACCGATTCAGTACAGTATAATAATAATCCCTAAAGCATACGTCAAACCTACTGCGGAATTGATGATGAACCATCTAGTGAATCATAAGGGGATGTATATCGAATAACCTTAAACAGCTACGAGCCAACAAGAATTCGGCAACGGACTTTACCATTGCCCTACGTTCAAAACCAGCATTGGCATGTGTAGCCCCCGGGCTTGTTTTTGGACTTTCCATGATATGGGTATTTTTTTGGTTCCTTACACTCATCAATGTCTACAATATGCAAAGGACAAATTGAACCATTATcttgtgttgacacctaaattttgactaatcatttaataattaattgcatgaaaatttagggattaatctttaacccctaagaaaaaatagtaaattttgcattttcatGTAGTCGCATTTACATCGATACCAAAAGGCAACAAGACGCAGCGGCTCGTGGTCGATTACATGCACAAAAAGACGGTCTCTCTCCACTGGTCTGAGCACGCAAAAGagcgaaaattaaaaaaaaagaggaatgaaGTTCTTGCACGTCCGTTatctctccctcattaatgcatgcgcatgcaCGCACAAATTCGGCGGACGTGCGGAATCCTCAGAGAAAGCAAAAGGAGCCCatgatataatattatataatatgctctctctcaagTGTGAGTTGTCATGGAGAAGCAACGAGAAATTTGCTGAAGAAGGAAGCaaataataaacaagaaaagtaaaaattgcGGCAATCCTATAGATAGGGGGAACAAGTAGCTGCATAAGAAGCTTCAGGCACGAAGAAGAATTCCTGCACGTCCattgtctctctctcattaatgcatgcattaaTTCAACGGACGTGGTAGGGACCCTCGATCAATGAGATGTGCGGAAGGTGGTGTCTCTCTTGCTGGTATGAAAACACACAATGAAAGtcagaaaaatagaagaaagaagagtgcttcacgtccattgtctctccctcattaatggCTGCACATGCACGCATTAAATGGGGGACGTGAAAATTCTAAGAGAAGCCGCAAccgtgaagaagaagactccACTTGCACACGCGGAAATTCTGGGAAAGCCTGCAAGAGAATAGGCCATCATTTTTATAGTACTTTCCTCCCTGATCGGTGGccaccatatttgaaaaaaagaaccaaacttgAACAAGCAAGGAAAAGTTGCGGCTGCCTTCTGTTCACCTGTTCACACTAAGGTTGATTGTTGCCTATAAATAAGCAATGATTCTCGGcttaaaaaaggaggaagaacgAAGCATTCACTGAGAGGTTTGTGAGAGCTATCCGTAGAGAGACACAGGAGttgagagaaaggaagagattaaaaaaaaacaacaagtGACTCTCGTCAGaaagcaaaatagaaaaattttgaGGGGGCTTCTCCttcacaaaaaaagagagacagagagtttgtcagaaaaaataaaataaaaaaacaaaaggtgaagctaaaaacagaaaaaaaggtaCACTGAaagtgcagagagagagagtacagagACGGAGAAGGGACGTGCGAAGGAGAAGCGCCCACTGTTCTTCTCCTTCGCCGAACTTTCCGCCGGTTTCTGCAGCCCGCGTCCGCGCTCGCTCCACCGCGCCTCTGCACCCACCGTTCGAAGCCACAAGTGACGCCCGCGAACTGTAGCACCTGTCACTGAGTCCTGCTCGTCGCTGCGCCCGCTGTCGCACCGCCGAGTCCTGTCCGTTGCTGCTGCATTAAGCCGACAACCCGCGCTTctgctcgcccgtcgccgcgcCCTGCCCATTGCCGCGCCCGTCGCTGCACTTCAGGCCGGCGTCAGCATCTCCCTCCAGCGAGTTCCGAGCGCGCCACCGTCTTCGCCGGAACACCAGCAGCACCACCTCTACGCCTGCAGCCCGCGCCTCTGCACCGCGCCATCACTGCGGCTGCGCCTGGTGCCCGACGCCCGCAGccagcctccgcctccgcctctgtcCTTGACGACCAGCCGCTGCCACACCTCCGCACCTCTGCCCGCTCGCCGCCGCTGCTGCAACCTGCCCCTCCGCCCGAGCGCCGACGAGACTATCGCCGTGCCACTAGCCACCGTCTCCGCCCGCGAGCTTGTGTCGCTGCTCCTGCCCAGAAGCCGCGAAGCCGACACCACCCTGCAGCCGAGCCACCGCGCGTCCCTCTTCTTAGCCTCCACATTCTGTTTGCAGCCCCCCGACGACAGCTCCGCCCGTAACGCTCCTGCTCCGCGTCCGCTCCCAACCAGCGCCTCCTCAAAGCTACCCTGCAGCAGATCCCGAATCCTTCCTGCCGTCGCTGCGCCTTCGCCACAGCCGGACCCGAGCCGGACTGCTGCCCCTTTCGCCCCGACGCCCGTTGCTGCTGTCCCTTCACCGCCGCTCCGGGTCCGCCTGCTGACCCACGACGACCACCAGGCGTTGTTCACCGGCCCCGACGAGCTGCTGCTGTCTGCTGCCTCTGCTCGTCCCACCTACGACACCGCTCGCCGCTGCTGCTGTGCCTCTGACCGCCCGACGCCAGTGCCCAACGCCCGCGTCCGAGTTCCGCCCGTGACCCAGCACCCAACGCCGCGTCATCGTTCCTGCCGTCGCTGCTCGTCAGCCCGTCGCCCTGCAGCTCGAAGCCACGAGCAAAGCTCGCAACCCCACCGCCTTTGCTTCTCACTTGCGATCGCTGGAGCCCCGCTCCACTTGTAGCGCCCGACGTCCCTCTCTCGCGCCTGCCCGTGCCGCTGCCGCTCGGTCCGCCCAGCACCACCAGCCACGACGCCCTTGCTGTCCTGAGCTCGCTGACTCGACGCCGGCCTGCTCGCTGCTCCGCCAAGTCCGCCAGCTATCCCTCACGAGTTGCTGCGCCTGAGCTGCCCCCACAAAGCCCGTGACGAGCTTGACCAGAAGCTGCTGTTGCGTTGCAACCGCCACAGCCCGACCCCAACGCTAGCGAGTCGCACGCCCTCTGCTTCTCCTGCACCAGCGGTGGTTGCTGCTTTGCCGCTGCTGGTCCGTGTTTGTTGCcactcgccggagctccggttGACGGCGAACCACCACCGGCAGCAacccaccaccacagccaccTTCCTTATCCGTGCCGAGCCTCCATCGTGGTCTACAAAGTACCACTCGTTaaggcaaatttggaaaaaattcaaattaggtaggtttattttattagatagatctattttattttatgttattttatctttaatatttagTTTTTATGCTATGTTATCTTAATATTTCGTTTACTTTATGTGAATTAGTCCTTAATGCATGTTTGAAAATCCCTGATGTAtcacctaattcgcaaccgcacaatgatttttttatttcatctataaggctttagatggaataattaatcacgcgggaataaaattaatatcttggtctttaaggcttaagatcaatttattgattttattagcgaaacaaccatggaggatttggtatcttttaattgttttgtttatctcaaaaatacaaaaaatattgcatttacatatcatgtagattagaattgattttcctagataaaattacatgatacaatagatagttttttttaaaatgcatgtttagatggcatctaggttagataaaatcttttgaattaaattgcatgatgagataattttctaagttgAGATAGGagttagattagtctaatcctaacttaaaatagataatgtctcgctttagttagattttttatattttagcaattttaattacgaattttcatttaaaaaatcatgcgcatgtcgtgtagaattaggttcatgaaatgcacgtcatttagtaactacactaggttcatttaattagaaattgctcgtcattagaattaggccatttggttaatttagattgcacatttaattattggacaattttcatttcgaatttcatgaaaaataccaaaaagaattgtcttagaattaattttattctctaggatatattgcatgcttattaagaaaacacaaaaacatcgcatttgcatcatatagtttaggccatattatcatgtcatattattccatgttagattagtagcatgcattgcatattgcatgatttttattaaataagtgaaaacaaaaaaaaaaattgcgtgttaattagaaatcatatttaggctgtcgatgtgaattctaatctaacattgCGAatctttcgttgctatgaggtaagtcccgccatttattct
This region includes:
- the LOC120292936 gene encoding flocculation protein FLO11-like, with translation MAGWTEVKAVPREARAQPPPPQIVGSRELQKTGLARGEDESSTPVTESCSSLRPLSHRRVLSVAAALSRQPALLLARRRALPIAAPVAALQAGVSISLQRVPSAPPSSPEHQQHHLYACSPRLCTAPSLRLRLVPDARSQPPPPPLSLTTSRCHTSAPLPARRRCCNLPLRPSADETIAVPLATVSARELVSLLLPRSREADTTLQPSHRASLFLASTFCLQPPDDSSARNAPAPRPLPTSASSKLPCSRSRILPAVAAPSPQPDPSRTAAPFAPTPVAAVPSPPLRVRLLTHDDHQALFTGPDELLLSAASARPTYDTARRCCCASDRPTPVPNARVRVPPVTQHPTPRHRSCRRCSSARRPAARSHEQSSQPHRLCFSLAIAGAPLHL